The following DNA comes from Aquipuribacter hungaricus.
GGCCCCGGGCGTGCTGCTCGGGCTGCTGTCGCTCGCGCTCGTGCCGGCCCAGGTGCGGGCCATCGGCTACGCCGAGCGCGAGGAGGACCTGCTGGTCCGCCGCGGCATCATGTTCCGCTCCCTCACCGTGGTGCCGTACGGGCGGATGCAGTACGTCGACGTCACGGCCGGCCCGGTCGACCGCGCCCTCGGCCTGGCCACCGTGCGCCTGCACACCGCGAGCGCGGCGAGCGACGCCACCGTCCCCGGCCTGACCGCCGACGCGGCCGCCGAGCTGCGCGACCGCCTCACCGCCGCCGGGCAGGCCCGGCTGGCCGGGTTGTGACC
Coding sequences within:
- a CDS encoding PH domain-containing protein, with protein sequence MDVVTERAEEPFDPRGVRFRGVSRKLVWVRLAGAGVFALVGLVVGVVLYVLLDTGWVLLVAAPGVLLGLLSLALVPAQVRAIGYAEREEDLLVRRGIMFRSLTVVPYGRMQYVDVTAGPVDRALGLATVRLHTASAASDATVPGLTADAAAELRDRLTAAGQARLAGL